The DNA region TGACAGTGACCATCATCAGCATCAGGAGATACATATAAATGGCCACTTGTTCATATTCAATGTGTACTGGAAAATCAGGGGAAGGGATGCCTGACACTCCCTGAGGCCCTTTGGTGACTTCACTCCAGTTTTCCAGCACCAATCGGATAATTTCTCCAAATCCAAGTGTGACAATGGCCAGATAGTCTCCCCGTAGTCTCAAAACTGGAATGCCTAACAGAATGCCAGTCAATCCGGCAAGAATACCTCCAACCGGCAGAACGGCCCAAAATCCGAGTCCAAAATATTCATGGAAAAGCGCATAAGAATAGGCTCCAACCGCATAAAAGGCGACATATCCCAAATCCAGCAACCCAGCCAAACCAACCACAATATTCAATCCTAATCCTAAAACGACATACATCAGAGCGGTGGTCAGGATTGAAATTTGATAGGGTGAAAGGATCCATGGCAGAAAAATCAGGCCAGAGAGCAGTAAACAACTCATGATCGCAGGATGTTGGATCACTTGAAGTGCGAGGGGTTGAAAGGGTTTTTTAAGGGTGTTGATTGCTTCAAAAAAACGGGGGGATGGATGATGCTTCAATAAGCGCCATAGACAAGTGCCTGTAAAACTGTAAATGGTTACCCATAATAATTTATCCCACTGCCAGTCAATCAGCTCCTCAGCAACATCCACCTTGAGGACGACCAAAGGGAGGCACAGGAGTGATAACAGGCCAGAGATCAAAAGGCATTGCAGGATTTCCCAGAAAATTTTTTTCATGGCTCATTATTATGCATGAATCGTTGTTGAAAAATATTCTTATCGGTAGTGGGTTTTCCTTATAAAATCAAGTGCTGGTGAGCTTTGATACGATCTTTTTAAATTTATTTAAGAATAATAAACTCACTCGAGTGTTGTGTTTTGGATAATACATTGAAAAAATTGTGGTTTTTAAAGACGTCAATTTTATTGAAGCTAATATTTTTAGTGATGTACCGTTTCCACAACATCAAAGGGACTTCTGTATATGCCTGAAGAAAGGCAAAACACAACACTCGAATAATGATTTTTATCGGGTGCTTGCCCCTGGGGTTTTGCGTTACAACACGGATACGATTTCATTCCATCATCCACAGGAGGTTTTCCATGCTCAAACCCGGTGTTCGCAACATCGCTTATGGCGCGTCCGACTTTGAACGCATCCGTAACGAAAACCGTTATTACGTTGATAAAACCCGTTTCATTCCGATTCTGGAAGAAAACTTTTATCTGTTTTTCATCCGACCCCGCCGTTTTGGGAAATCGCTGTGGGTCTCGATTTTGGAGACCTATTACGACATC from SAR324 cluster bacterium includes:
- a CDS encoding branched-chain amino acid ABC transporter permease, producing the protein MKKIFWEILQCLLISGLLSLLCLPLVVLKVDVAEELIDWQWDKLLWVTIYSFTGTCLWRLLKHHPSPRFFEAINTLKKPFQPLALQVIQHPAIMSCLLLSGLIFLPWILSPYQISILTTALMYVVLGLGLNIVVGLAGLLDLGYVAFYAVGAYSYALFHEYFGLGFWAVLPVGGILAGLTGILLGIPVLRLRGDYLAIVTLGFGEIIRLVLENWSEVTKGPQGVSGIPSPDFPVHIEYEQVAIYMYLLMLMMVTVTIVVVKRLDHSRIGRAWIALREDELACQAMGIDTTRTKLRAFALGACWAGFVGVFFAAKNSFVNPHSFTFMQSAIILCIVVLGGMGSITGVILAALFLILIPEYLRFMADYRMLVFGAAMVVVMVFKPEGLISNVRRRYELHEEQNYG
- a CDS encoding AAA family ATPase, with amino-acid sequence MLKPGVRNIAYGASDFERIRNENRYYVDKTRFIPILEENFYLFFIRPRRFGKSLWVSILETYYDIAKKDKFDSFFKGLWIGDHPTSERNSYLVLPFNFSAVRADVEYVEQSF